The Desulfuromonas sp. TF nucleotide sequence TTTGCCGATTTCCTCAAAATGCAAGCCCACCCATCGATGTCGCCCCCAAACCTCTCATAGGTTTTGACTTTATCTATGGTCAGCATCATTTTCCTTACAAAGTCCGTCCACCGGAGACGCGAACTCCCGATGGTCCGATTCGCCCCTCTCCCCCGCCGACTGAATCTCGATCCTATTCAAAAACAAAAAAAACCGCGCAACACCCTTATGACGCCTGCGCGGCTCTTCTATTCGATCTCTGCTTTCAGTTTTCCGAATCCCACGCCCACTTCCCCCTGAATCGATCATCAAAGCACAGGGGTCTTTTATAGCACCAGGAAAATCTTATTTCAAACTAATTTCCCCTCCCCCTTGCGCACAAAAATCTCCCGGGCCAGCTCCTCGTCCACGGCAAAATCCGAATTCCCGACCCGGAAAATATAGGACGGGAAGGTGCGGCTGAGCAGCAGCCGGCTTCCGGGGAGCACGCCCATGCTCATCAGCTTCTGCATCTTCCTGGGATCGGTGGCGGCAAGATAGGCGATCTCCCCCCCCTCCCCGGCCTTCAGCTCGGTGATCGCCACGACTCCGACCGCACCGCTGGCTTTCGCCTCCTCGCAGCATTTGCCGGGAGGGATCGGCTTGCCGTGGGGGCAGGTGGTGGGGTGGTTCAGGAGGGTGCAGATCTTGGCGTCCACGCCGTGATGGAGCAGATGTTCGAACTCGCACGCCTTGGCGTTCCCCTTTTTTCCCTTCAGGTCGAGGATGTCCATCATCAACCGTTCGGCCAGGCGGTGCCTGCGAACGGTCATCATCGCCTCGTGGCGCCCCTCCTTGCGCAGATAGACCCTCTCCCCCTTGACGTCGATATAAGCGAGGCGATCCAGCTCCTTCAGTTCATCATCGTCGGCTGTGACCTTGAGCAGGTCGAAAGGGGCGGAATTCTCCCCCTCTTCCTCGGTGGCGATCCACAGAGCCTCGAGAATCTCTTCGGCTTTTTCGGAAAGTTTCATGGTTTTTCGTCCTCGCGTTGCTTGTTCTTGCCTTCGGCCCAGCGCCGGAGCCGTCCTGAAACGATGGGGTTGGCGTATCCGCAGTACGGGCAGTGCACCTTGCGGCAGCCTCCCGGGCAGGCGCCGCAGCTCTCTTTCCGTCCCGGTTCTTCGGGGATTTCCCTGTTGCAGAAACCGCACTTCATGCCAGCAGCCCCGTCAGCAGCAGAAAACGGTTCAGTCCCCAGCCGACGGTAAAGGCCAGAAGGGAGACAAAGACGAAAATCCCCAGGGAGGTTCTCCATCCGCGCTCCTTCTTCATCATCAGGAACTGGGCCACGCACGGCACGAAGAGGGTGAGCGTGACGCCGGCCACGGTCAGTTGGACCGCATCGAGCAGGCCGGCGGTCTGCAGGTCGTAAAGCCCTGCGGCGCCGAAATCACGGCGGAAGAACCCGAAGATGAAAGCCGCCGACGCCTCATCCGGCAGGCCGAGAAGGCGCATGACGGGGTTCAGTGTAGAGACCAGTCCGTTCAGAACTCCCGTCATCTTTCCGGCCCAGAGAATGACGGAGGCGATGACGAAGAGGGGGAAGATCTCGAGGAAATAGGCCTGCATGCGGGTCAGGGTCTTGACCAGCACGTTGCGGAGCTGCGGC carries:
- a CDS encoding metal-dependent transcriptional regulator gives rise to the protein MKLSEKAEEILEALWIATEEEGENSAPFDLLKVTADDDELKELDRLAYIDVKGERVYLRKEGRHEAMMTVRRHRLAERLMMDILDLKGKKGNAKACEFEHLLHHGVDAKICTLLNHPTTCPHGKPIPPGKCCEEAKASGAVGVVAITELKAGEGGEIAYLAATDPRKMQKLMSMGVLPGSRLLLSRTFPSYIFRVGNSDFAVDEELAREIFVRKGEGKLV